The following proteins come from a genomic window of Carassius gibelio isolate Cgi1373 ecotype wild population from Czech Republic chromosome B8, carGib1.2-hapl.c, whole genome shotgun sequence:
- the prxl2c gene encoding peroxiredoxin-like 2C isoform X2: MAGVLPITRQIARSVQENKRASHDLCVSEVSDCLIFDRHGVCKTFSSLFQHNKAIIVFVRESNVRLVVIGQSSWRHIEAFCSLTGYSHEIYVDPERQIYKKLGMRRGETYMETPSSSPHVKSGLVIGNLRSVWRAVNSPAFDFQGDPLQQGGALIVGPAPEVHFAHFDMNRLDHMPINWLLQLAGLQTLDFSGSHKIIHI; encoded by the exons GCGCTTCACACGATCTGTGCGTGTCTGAGGTCAGCGACTGTCTGATATTTGATCGACACGGTGTCTGTAAAACCTTCAGCAGTTTGTTTCAACACAACAAAGCCATCATTGTCTTCGTGAGG GAATCGAATGTCAGATTagtggtgattggacagtcatcgtGGCGTCATATAGAG GCTTTCTGCTCCCTGACAGGCTACTCTCATGAAATATATGTTGATCCGGAGAGACAAATTTACAAAAAACTTGGGATGAGAAGAGGAGAGACATACATGGAGACAC CGTCCAGCAGTCCTCATGTGAAGTCTGGGCTCGTGATCGGGAATCTGCGGAGCGTGTGGCGTGCCGTGAACAGCCCTGCGTTTGACTTCCAGGGAGATCCGCTGCAGCAAGGAGGCGCTCTCATCGTAGGCCCAG CTCCAGAGGTTCATTTTGCTCATTTTGACATGAACCGGTTGGACCACATGCCCATCAACTGGTTGCTTCAGTTAGCAGGCCTTCAAACGCTGGACTTCAGCGGTTCACACAAAATCATTCACATCTGA
- the slc35d2 gene encoding UDP-N-acetylglucosamine/UDP-glucose/GDP-mannose transporter: MTLNAEVNRARLMKFVSAAFYAFCSFFIIVVNKSILTEYKFPSFMFLGIGQMTATIIILYVAKMSKTIQFQDFDKSIPGKIFPLPLLYMGNHVTGLGGTKKLSLPMFTVLRKFTILLTMIMESRILRKSFARPLVCSVLAIVVGALVAASSDLSFNAEGYTFVLLNDVFTAASGVYTKKKLGMEGLGKYGVLFYNAFIIIIPTVLASAYTGDLQKALSFEGWMSVTFIFHFLLSCVMGFILMYSIILCSFYNTALTTTVVGAIKNVAVMYIGMFIGGDYIFSWTNFLGLNICISAALIYSYITFHSGSESNVKAAEDPPSVHVTESHLEEKT, translated from the exons ATGACGTTAAACGCCGAGGTGAACCGCGCGAGACTCATGAAGTTCGTTTCCGCCGCGTTTTACGCCTTCTGCTCGTTTTTTATCATCGTGgtcaataaaagcattttaactGAGTACAA GTTTCCCTCGTTCATGTTTCTCGGAATTGGGCAG ATGACAGCTACAATCATCATTCTCTACGTTGCCAAAATGAGCAAAACCATCCAATTTCAGGACTTTGACAAAAGTATTCCAGGGAAG ATATTTCCCTTACCATTGCTGTACATGGGGAACCACGTGACGGGACTGGGCGGGACTAAGAAACTCAG cttACCCATGTTCACTGTGCTCAGAAAATTCACCATTTTACTCACAATGATCATGGAATCCAGGATACTGAG GAAAAGCTTCGCTCGGCCGCTGGTCTGCAGCGTTCTGGCTATAGTTGTAGGCGCTCTGGTGGCAGCCAG CTCGGACCTGTCCTTCAATGCAGAAGGATACACGTTTGTTCTGCTCAACGACGTCTTCACGGCCGCCAGCGGAGTCTACACCAAGAAGAAGCTGGGGATGGAG GGTCTTGGTAAATATGGGGTTTTGTTTTATAACGCTTTTATCATTATCATCCCAACGGTGCTGGCGAGCGCTTACACCGGAGACCTACAGAAG GCTCTGAGTTTCGAAGGATGGATGTCTGTTAcgttcatatttcattttttattgtcTTGTGTCATGGG GTTTATTTTGATGTATTCCATCATCCTCTGCAGTTTCTACAACACAGCACTAACTACCACAGTCGTTGGGGCAATTAAA AACGTGGCTGTGATGTATATTGGCATGTTCATCGGTGGAGACTACATCTTCTCATGGACGAACTTCCTTGGTCTGAACATATG CATCTCGGCTGCTCTGATTTACTCCTACATCACGTTTCACAGCGGCTCCGAGTCGAACGTCAAAGCGGCAGAAGATCCCCCGAGCGTTCACGTCACAGAGAGTCATCTGGAGGAGAAAACGTGA
- the LOC127963065 gene encoding C-C motif chemokine 28-like isoform X1 — protein MSFPLFIHTQCCSTMELKATSVLLLVCITFIILTSTEVDAIPSCCLRVSKGMHPRQIRLVSEYMIQHRSGVCDIDAVILYVGKKRFCADLGVLKRLKKLKKNHKPKRI, from the exons ATGAGCTTTCCTCTGTTCATTCACACTCAATGCTGTTCAACCATGGAGCTCAAAGCAACGTCTGTGCTGCTGCTCGTCTGCATCACCTTCATCATCCTCACCAGCACTGAAG TGGATGCCATTCCCAGTTGTTGCCTGAGAGTTTCAAAGGGCATGCATCCACGCCAGATCCGTTTGGTCTCCGAATATATGATCCAGCACAGATCTGGTGTCTGTGACATCGATGCCGTGAT ATTATACGTCGGAAAGAAGCGGTTCTGTGCTGATCTCGGAGTCTTGAAGCGCTTGAAGAAACTCAAGAAGAATCACAAACCCAAACGGATTTAA
- the cdc14b gene encoding dual specificity protein phosphatase CDC14B isoform X4 encodes MFRNDVAIETCDLSNCIEFIKDQLYFALLHQKVKSTPDRHCFCIDEELSYENFYADFGPLNLAMFYRFCCKLNKKLKSCALAKKTIVFYTCGDRKKQANAAYLIGSYAVMHLQKTPEEAYSLLVSQNASYLPFRDASFGACMYNLNILDCLLAVHKALQFGWLDFSKFNVEEYEHYERAENGDFNWIIPGKFLAFSGPHPKSKIENGYPLHAPEAYFPYFRKHNITTIIRLNKKMYDAKRFTDMGFKHHDLFFVDGSTPNDAIVTKFLNICENADGGIAVHCKAGLGRTGTLIGCYMMKHFRLTSAEAIAWIRICRPGSVIGPQQNFIEEKQASLWTEGDLYRQRINEQENGSSKSAVAGILSGVEDISINGTNKNISQRKTASDMHTEEEEEECGGLTQGDKLRALKSKRQSRASTGSVSLEENAIHSKSTSRSLSSDKRRRTRASLGSIRATSNSMSKARAPLLR; translated from the exons ATGTTCCGGAACGACGTTGCAATAGAAACGTGCGATCTGTCGAACTGCATCGAGTTCATTAAAG ATCAGCTGTACTTTGCTCTTCTTCATCAGAAGGTGAAGAGCACTCCTGACAGACACTGTTTCTGCATCGATGAAGAGCTTTCCTATGAGAA CTTCTATGCGGACTTTGGCCCGCTCAACCTGGCCATGTTTTATCGCTTCTGTTGCAAACTCAACAAAAAGCTGAAG TCTTGTGCCCTTGCAAAGAAGACGATTGTGTTTTATACCTGTGGTGACCGAAAGAAACAAGCCAATGCTGCGTATTTGATCGGCTCTTATGCT GTAATGCATCTACAGAAAACACCAGAAGAAGCGTACAGCCTTCTAGTCTCGCAAAATGCATCTTATCTACCTTTTCG AGATGCATCTTTTGGAGCGTGCATGTACAATCTGAATATCCTCGACTGTCTGCTGGCCGTTCACAAG GCTCTACAGTTCGGCTGGCTGGATTTCTCCAAGTTTAATGTGGAGGAATATGAACATTATGAG CGTGCAGAAAATGGAGATTTCAACTGGATAATTCCAGGGAAGTTTTTGGCTTTCAGCGGCCCTCATCCAAAGAGTAAAATTGAGAATG GATACCCTCTTCATGCCCCTGAAGCGTATTTCCCCTACTTCAGGAAGCACAACATCACCACCATCATCCGGCTCAACAAGAAAATGTACGACGCCAAGCGTTTCACAGACATGGGCTTCAAGCACCACGACCTGTTCTTCGTCGATGGCAGTACGCCCAACGACGCCATCGTCACCAAGTTCCTGAACATCTGCGAGAACGCTGATGGAGGCATTGCTGTCCACTGCAAAG CCGGTCTGGGCCGAACAGGGACACTGATTGGCTGTTATATGATGAAACACTTCAGACTGACTTCAGCTGAAGCCATCGCATGGATCAGGATCTGCAGACCCGGTTCAGTCATCGGACCTCAGCAGAACTTCATCGAGGA GAAGCAAGCGAGTCTGTGGACTGAAGGCGATCTGTACCGCCAAAGAATAAACGAGCAGGAAAACGGCTCGAGTAAATCGGCAGTGGCTGGAATCCTGTCCGGAGTGGAAGATATCTCCATTAATGGGACAAACAAGAACATTTCACAGAGGAAAACCGCCTCGGATATG CACacggaggaagaggaagaggagtgcGGAGGACTCACACAAGGCGATAAACTCAGAGCGCTGAAGAGTAAGAGGCAGTCCAGAGCATCCACGGGCTCCGTATC GTTAGAAGAAAATGCAATACACTCCAAATCAACATCAAGGTCATTAAG CTCAGACAAAAGGAGAAGGACTCGGGCTTCCCTTGGATCCATCAGAGCCACGAG TAACTCGATGTCCAAGGCTCGAGCTCCTCTTCTCCGCTGA
- the cdc14b gene encoding dual specificity protein phosphatase CDC14B isoform X1, giving the protein MKRKSERRSESRKRLCASLREQTESKREIYLRITDQLYFALLHQKVKSTPDRHCFCIDEELSYENFYADFGPLNLAMFYRFCCKLNKKLKSCALAKKTIVFYTCGDRKKQANAAYLIGSYAVMHLQKTPEEAYSLLVSQNASYLPFRDASFGACMYNLNILDCLLAVHKALQFGWLDFSKFNVEEYEHYERAENGDFNWIIPGKFLAFSGPHPKSKIENGYPLHAPEAYFPYFRKHNITTIIRLNKKMYDAKRFTDMGFKHHDLFFVDGSTPNDAIVTKFLNICENADGGIAVHCKAGLGRTGTLIGCYMMKHFRLTSAEAIAWIRICRPGSVIGPQQNFIEEKQASLWTEGDLYRQRINEQENGSSKSAVAGILSGVEDISINGTNKNISQRKTASDMHTEEEEEECGGLTQGDKLRALKSKRQSRASTGSVSLEENAIHSKSTSRSLSSDKRRRTRASLGSIRATSPLHSRLAKSLGSLHVTACEKDPVFSVSAGSVANSNFIKQSSLRHLSPVNGQRSLQLYGLGS; this is encoded by the exons ATGAAGCGCAAGAGCGAGCGTCGGAGCGAGTCGAGGAAGAGACTGTGCGCGTCTCTGAGGGAGCAGACGGAGTCCAAGCGCGAGATTTACCTTCGAATCACAG ATCAGCTGTACTTTGCTCTTCTTCATCAGAAGGTGAAGAGCACTCCTGACAGACACTGTTTCTGCATCGATGAAGAGCTTTCCTATGAGAA CTTCTATGCGGACTTTGGCCCGCTCAACCTGGCCATGTTTTATCGCTTCTGTTGCAAACTCAACAAAAAGCTGAAG TCTTGTGCCCTTGCAAAGAAGACGATTGTGTTTTATACCTGTGGTGACCGAAAGAAACAAGCCAATGCTGCGTATTTGATCGGCTCTTATGCT GTAATGCATCTACAGAAAACACCAGAAGAAGCGTACAGCCTTCTAGTCTCGCAAAATGCATCTTATCTACCTTTTCG AGATGCATCTTTTGGAGCGTGCATGTACAATCTGAATATCCTCGACTGTCTGCTGGCCGTTCACAAG GCTCTACAGTTCGGCTGGCTGGATTTCTCCAAGTTTAATGTGGAGGAATATGAACATTATGAG CGTGCAGAAAATGGAGATTTCAACTGGATAATTCCAGGGAAGTTTTTGGCTTTCAGCGGCCCTCATCCAAAGAGTAAAATTGAGAATG GATACCCTCTTCATGCCCCTGAAGCGTATTTCCCCTACTTCAGGAAGCACAACATCACCACCATCATCCGGCTCAACAAGAAAATGTACGACGCCAAGCGTTTCACAGACATGGGCTTCAAGCACCACGACCTGTTCTTCGTCGATGGCAGTACGCCCAACGACGCCATCGTCACCAAGTTCCTGAACATCTGCGAGAACGCTGATGGAGGCATTGCTGTCCACTGCAAAG CCGGTCTGGGCCGAACAGGGACACTGATTGGCTGTTATATGATGAAACACTTCAGACTGACTTCAGCTGAAGCCATCGCATGGATCAGGATCTGCAGACCCGGTTCAGTCATCGGACCTCAGCAGAACTTCATCGAGGA GAAGCAAGCGAGTCTGTGGACTGAAGGCGATCTGTACCGCCAAAGAATAAACGAGCAGGAAAACGGCTCGAGTAAATCGGCAGTGGCTGGAATCCTGTCCGGAGTGGAAGATATCTCCATTAATGGGACAAACAAGAACATTTCACAGAGGAAAACCGCCTCGGATATG CACacggaggaagaggaagaggagtgcGGAGGACTCACACAAGGCGATAAACTCAGAGCGCTGAAGAGTAAGAGGCAGTCCAGAGCATCCACGGGCTCCGTATC GTTAGAAGAAAATGCAATACACTCCAAATCAACATCAAGGTCATTAAG CTCAGACAAAAGGAGAAGGACTCGGGCTTCCCTTGGATCCATCAGAGCCACGAG CCCTTTACATTCAAGGCTCGCTAAATCTTTAGGCAGCTTGCACGTAACGGCCTGTGAAAAGGATCCGGTGTTTTCTGTTAGCGCTGGCTCAGTGGCCAACAGTAATTTCATCAAGCAGTCGAGCTTAAGGCACTTAAGTCCAGTGAACGGTCAGAGATCACTGCAGCTGTATGGCCTCGGCTCA TAA
- the LOC127963065 gene encoding uncharacterized protein LOC127963065 isoform X2: MSFPLFIHTQCCSTMELKATSVLLLVCITFIILTSTEVDAVPSCCLRVSKRIHNDQIRSAYKHEIQHRSGVCNIDAVILYIGKKRICADIRILNRLKKLKKNHKPKWT; the protein is encoded by the exons TCAATGCTGTTCAACCATGGAGCTCAAAGCAACGTCTGTGCTGCTGCTCGTCTGCATCACCTTCATCATCCTCACCAGCACTGAAG TGGATGCCGTTCCCAGTTGTTGTCTGAGAGTTTCAAAGCGCATCCATAATGACCAGATCCGTTCGGCTTACAAACATGAGATCCAGCACAGATCTGGTGTCTGTAACATCGATGCAGTGAT ATTATACATCGGAAAGAAGCGAATCTGTGCTGATATCAGAATCTTGAACCGCTTGAAGAAACTCAAGAAGAATCATAAACCCAAATGGACTTAA
- the LOC127963065 gene encoding C-C motif chemokine 28-like isoform X3: MSFPLFIHTQCCSTMELKATSVLLLVCITFIILTSTEVDAIPSCCLRVSKGMHPRQIRLVSEYMIQHRSGVCDIDAVILYVGKKRFCADLGVLKRLKKLKKNHKPKRI, from the exons TCAATGCTGTTCAACCATGGAGCTCAAAGCAACGTCTGTGCTGCTGCTCGTCTGCATCACCTTCATCATCCTCACCAGCACTGAAG TGGATGCCATTCCCAGTTGTTGCCTGAGAGTTTCAAAGGGCATGCATCCACGCCAGATCCGTTTGGTCTCCGAATATATGATCCAGCACAGATCTGGTGTCTGTGACATCGATGCCGTGAT ATTATACGTCGGAAAGAAGCGGTTCTGTGCTGATCTCGGAGTCTTGAAGCGCTTGAAGAAACTCAAGAAGAATCACAAACCCAAACGGATTTAA
- the znf367 gene encoding zinc finger protein 367, whose product MADSKHQVIFCNDSPKRVLVSVIKTTPVKPRADSLVPASPGFSDFMVYPWRWGENAHNVTLSPGSGSGAASPTGNSGSPAESDVNSCPEHLQDGIRRGRPRADTVRELINEGENSSSRIRCNICNRVFPREKSLQAHKRTHTGERPYLCDYPDCGKAFVQSGQLKTHQRLHTGEKPFVCSEKGCSSRFTHANRHCPKHPYARLKREEPVGGPGRSQGADNKAVAEWLAKYWQTREQRTPAQTKAKTLSNTAIEDQEQQDPLDFLPSDEGEEEEQDEEKSGGRRLQEQRERLHGALALIELANNLSA is encoded by the exons ATGGCTGACAGCAAGCATCAAGTGATATTCTGTAACGACTCGCCGAAGAGAGTTCTGGTGTCCGTGATCAAGACGACTCCCGTTAAACCGAGAGCGGACTCTCTGGTGCCCGCCAGCCCCGGATTCAGTGACTTCATGGTGTATCCGTGGCGCTGGGGTGAGAACGCGCACAATGTGACTCTGAGCCCCGGGTCTGGCAGCGGAGCCGCCTCACCGACCGGAAACAGCGGCTCTCCCGCCGAATCAGACGTCAATTCGTGCCCTGAACACCTCCAG GATGGTATTCGGCGTGGACGCCCGCGGGCAGACACCGTCCGAGAGCTGATCAACGAGGGCGAGAACTCCAGCAGCCGCATCCGCTGCAACATCTGCAACCGCGTCTTTCCCCGCGAGAAATCTCTACAGGCGCACAAACGCACGCACACGG GTGAAAGACCGTACCTGTGTGATTATCCGGACTGTGGGAAAGCGTTCGTCCAGAGCGGACAGCTGAAGACCCATCAGCGCCTCCACACCGGAGAAAAACCCTTCGTCTGTTCGGAGAAAG gttgCAGCAGTCGATTCACGCACGCTAACCGTCACTGTCCCAAACACCCGTACGCCCGTCTGAAGCGTGAGGAGCCCGTGGGGGGCCCCGGGAGATCACAGGGGGCCGACAACAAGGCTGTGGCTGAATGGCTGGCAAA atACTGGCAGACGAGGGAGCAGCGGACGCCCGCGCAGACTAAAGCTAAGACACTGAGTAACACTGCTATAGAGGACCAGGAGCAGCAGGATCCTCTGGACTTCCTGCCGTCTGACGAAGGTGAAGAAGAGGAGCAGGACGAAGAGAAGAGCGGCGGCAGGCGTCTCCAAGAGCAGCGCGAGCGTCTTCACGGCGCACTAGCGCTCATCGAGCTAGCTAACAATCTCTCCGCATGA
- the prxl2c gene encoding peroxiredoxin-like 2C isoform X1 — MAGVLPITRQIARSVQENKRASHDLCVSEVSDCLIFDRHGVCKTFSSLFQHNKAIIVFVRNFLCYTCKEYVEDLGKIPQQMLQESNVRLVVIGQSSWRHIEAFCSLTGYSHEIYVDPERQIYKKLGMRRGETYMETPSSSPHVKSGLVIGNLRSVWRAVNSPAFDFQGDPLQQGGALIVGPAPEVHFAHFDMNRLDHMPINWLLQLAGLQTLDFSGSHKIIHI, encoded by the exons GCGCTTCACACGATCTGTGCGTGTCTGAGGTCAGCGACTGTCTGATATTTGATCGACACGGTGTCTGTAAAACCTTCAGCAGTTTGTTTCAACACAACAAAGCCATCATTGTCTTCGTGAGG AACTTCTTGTGCTACACATGCAAAGAATATGTGGAGGATTTGGGAAAAATACCTCAGCAAATGTTGCAG GAATCGAATGTCAGATTagtggtgattggacagtcatcgtGGCGTCATATAGAG GCTTTCTGCTCCCTGACAGGCTACTCTCATGAAATATATGTTGATCCGGAGAGACAAATTTACAAAAAACTTGGGATGAGAAGAGGAGAGACATACATGGAGACAC CGTCCAGCAGTCCTCATGTGAAGTCTGGGCTCGTGATCGGGAATCTGCGGAGCGTGTGGCGTGCCGTGAACAGCCCTGCGTTTGACTTCCAGGGAGATCCGCTGCAGCAAGGAGGCGCTCTCATCGTAGGCCCAG CTCCAGAGGTTCATTTTGCTCATTTTGACATGAACCGGTTGGACCACATGCCCATCAACTGGTTGCTTCAGTTAGCAGGCCTTCAAACGCTGGACTTCAGCGGTTCACACAAAATCATTCACATCTGA
- the cdc14b gene encoding dual specificity protein phosphatase CDC14B isoform X2 — MFRNDVAIETCDLSNCIEFIKDQLYFALLHQKVKSTPDRHCFCIDEELSYENFYADFGPLNLAMFYRFCCKLNKKLKSCALAKKTIVFYTCGDRKKQANAAYLIGSYAVMHLQKTPEEAYSLLVSQNASYLPFRDASFGACMYNLNILDCLLAVHKALQFGWLDFSKFNVEEYEHYERAENGDFNWIIPGKFLAFSGPHPKSKIENGYPLHAPEAYFPYFRKHNITTIIRLNKKMYDAKRFTDMGFKHHDLFFVDGSTPNDAIVTKFLNICENADGGIAVHCKAGLGRTGTLIGCYMMKHFRLTSAEAIAWIRICRPGSVIGPQQNFIEEKQASLWTEGDLYRQRINEQENGSSKSAVAGILSGVEDISINGTNKNISQRKTASDMHTEEEEEECGGLTQGDKLRALKSKRQSRASTGSVSLEENAIHSKSTSRSLSSDKRRRTRASLGSIRATSPLHSRLAKSLGSLHVTACEKDPVFSVSAGSVANSNFIKQSSLRHLSPVNGQRSLQLYGLGS; from the exons ATGTTCCGGAACGACGTTGCAATAGAAACGTGCGATCTGTCGAACTGCATCGAGTTCATTAAAG ATCAGCTGTACTTTGCTCTTCTTCATCAGAAGGTGAAGAGCACTCCTGACAGACACTGTTTCTGCATCGATGAAGAGCTTTCCTATGAGAA CTTCTATGCGGACTTTGGCCCGCTCAACCTGGCCATGTTTTATCGCTTCTGTTGCAAACTCAACAAAAAGCTGAAG TCTTGTGCCCTTGCAAAGAAGACGATTGTGTTTTATACCTGTGGTGACCGAAAGAAACAAGCCAATGCTGCGTATTTGATCGGCTCTTATGCT GTAATGCATCTACAGAAAACACCAGAAGAAGCGTACAGCCTTCTAGTCTCGCAAAATGCATCTTATCTACCTTTTCG AGATGCATCTTTTGGAGCGTGCATGTACAATCTGAATATCCTCGACTGTCTGCTGGCCGTTCACAAG GCTCTACAGTTCGGCTGGCTGGATTTCTCCAAGTTTAATGTGGAGGAATATGAACATTATGAG CGTGCAGAAAATGGAGATTTCAACTGGATAATTCCAGGGAAGTTTTTGGCTTTCAGCGGCCCTCATCCAAAGAGTAAAATTGAGAATG GATACCCTCTTCATGCCCCTGAAGCGTATTTCCCCTACTTCAGGAAGCACAACATCACCACCATCATCCGGCTCAACAAGAAAATGTACGACGCCAAGCGTTTCACAGACATGGGCTTCAAGCACCACGACCTGTTCTTCGTCGATGGCAGTACGCCCAACGACGCCATCGTCACCAAGTTCCTGAACATCTGCGAGAACGCTGATGGAGGCATTGCTGTCCACTGCAAAG CCGGTCTGGGCCGAACAGGGACACTGATTGGCTGTTATATGATGAAACACTTCAGACTGACTTCAGCTGAAGCCATCGCATGGATCAGGATCTGCAGACCCGGTTCAGTCATCGGACCTCAGCAGAACTTCATCGAGGA GAAGCAAGCGAGTCTGTGGACTGAAGGCGATCTGTACCGCCAAAGAATAAACGAGCAGGAAAACGGCTCGAGTAAATCGGCAGTGGCTGGAATCCTGTCCGGAGTGGAAGATATCTCCATTAATGGGACAAACAAGAACATTTCACAGAGGAAAACCGCCTCGGATATG CACacggaggaagaggaagaggagtgcGGAGGACTCACACAAGGCGATAAACTCAGAGCGCTGAAGAGTAAGAGGCAGTCCAGAGCATCCACGGGCTCCGTATC GTTAGAAGAAAATGCAATACACTCCAAATCAACATCAAGGTCATTAAG CTCAGACAAAAGGAGAAGGACTCGGGCTTCCCTTGGATCCATCAGAGCCACGAG CCCTTTACATTCAAGGCTCGCTAAATCTTTAGGCAGCTTGCACGTAACGGCCTGTGAAAAGGATCCGGTGTTTTCTGTTAGCGCTGGCTCAGTGGCCAACAGTAATTTCATCAAGCAGTCGAGCTTAAGGCACTTAAGTCCAGTGAACGGTCAGAGATCACTGCAGCTGTATGGCCTCGGCTCA TAA
- the cdc14b gene encoding dual specificity protein phosphatase CDC14B isoform X3 → MKRKSERRSESRKRLCASLREQTESKREIYLRITDQLYFALLHQKVKSTPDRHCFCIDEELSYENFYADFGPLNLAMFYRFCCKLNKKLKSCALAKKTIVFYTCGDRKKQANAAYLIGSYAVMHLQKTPEEAYSLLVSQNASYLPFRDASFGACMYNLNILDCLLAVHKALQFGWLDFSKFNVEEYEHYERAENGDFNWIIPGKFLAFSGPHPKSKIENGYPLHAPEAYFPYFRKHNITTIIRLNKKMYDAKRFTDMGFKHHDLFFVDGSTPNDAIVTKFLNICENADGGIAVHCKAGLGRTGTLIGCYMMKHFRLTSAEAIAWIRICRPGSVIGPQQNFIEEKQASLWTEGDLYRQRINEQENGSSKSAVAGILSGVEDISINGTNKNISQRKTASDMHTEEEEEECGGLTQGDKLRALKSKRQSRASTGSVSLEENAIHSKSTSRSLSSDKRRRTRASLGSIRATSNSMSKARAPLLR, encoded by the exons ATGAAGCGCAAGAGCGAGCGTCGGAGCGAGTCGAGGAAGAGACTGTGCGCGTCTCTGAGGGAGCAGACGGAGTCCAAGCGCGAGATTTACCTTCGAATCACAG ATCAGCTGTACTTTGCTCTTCTTCATCAGAAGGTGAAGAGCACTCCTGACAGACACTGTTTCTGCATCGATGAAGAGCTTTCCTATGAGAA CTTCTATGCGGACTTTGGCCCGCTCAACCTGGCCATGTTTTATCGCTTCTGTTGCAAACTCAACAAAAAGCTGAAG TCTTGTGCCCTTGCAAAGAAGACGATTGTGTTTTATACCTGTGGTGACCGAAAGAAACAAGCCAATGCTGCGTATTTGATCGGCTCTTATGCT GTAATGCATCTACAGAAAACACCAGAAGAAGCGTACAGCCTTCTAGTCTCGCAAAATGCATCTTATCTACCTTTTCG AGATGCATCTTTTGGAGCGTGCATGTACAATCTGAATATCCTCGACTGTCTGCTGGCCGTTCACAAG GCTCTACAGTTCGGCTGGCTGGATTTCTCCAAGTTTAATGTGGAGGAATATGAACATTATGAG CGTGCAGAAAATGGAGATTTCAACTGGATAATTCCAGGGAAGTTTTTGGCTTTCAGCGGCCCTCATCCAAAGAGTAAAATTGAGAATG GATACCCTCTTCATGCCCCTGAAGCGTATTTCCCCTACTTCAGGAAGCACAACATCACCACCATCATCCGGCTCAACAAGAAAATGTACGACGCCAAGCGTTTCACAGACATGGGCTTCAAGCACCACGACCTGTTCTTCGTCGATGGCAGTACGCCCAACGACGCCATCGTCACCAAGTTCCTGAACATCTGCGAGAACGCTGATGGAGGCATTGCTGTCCACTGCAAAG CCGGTCTGGGCCGAACAGGGACACTGATTGGCTGTTATATGATGAAACACTTCAGACTGACTTCAGCTGAAGCCATCGCATGGATCAGGATCTGCAGACCCGGTTCAGTCATCGGACCTCAGCAGAACTTCATCGAGGA GAAGCAAGCGAGTCTGTGGACTGAAGGCGATCTGTACCGCCAAAGAATAAACGAGCAGGAAAACGGCTCGAGTAAATCGGCAGTGGCTGGAATCCTGTCCGGAGTGGAAGATATCTCCATTAATGGGACAAACAAGAACATTTCACAGAGGAAAACCGCCTCGGATATG CACacggaggaagaggaagaggagtgcGGAGGACTCACACAAGGCGATAAACTCAGAGCGCTGAAGAGTAAGAGGCAGTCCAGAGCATCCACGGGCTCCGTATC GTTAGAAGAAAATGCAATACACTCCAAATCAACATCAAGGTCATTAAG CTCAGACAAAAGGAGAAGGACTCGGGCTTCCCTTGGATCCATCAGAGCCACGAG TAACTCGATGTCCAAGGCTCGAGCTCCTCTTCTCCGCTGA